A portion of the Leptospira wolbachii serovar Codice str. CDC genome contains these proteins:
- a CDS encoding RecQ family ATP-dependent DNA helicase, translated as MDLESIKNTFGISDFRGKQETIIKHILVGGNALVLMPTGMGKSLCYQIPAVSLPGVCIVISPLIALMKDQVTALQRKGVSAEFINSSLGKSERLERYSKLRSGDYKILYVSPERFQKKDFLDALSTQKISLLAIDEAHCISQWGHDFRPDYTKISWFREVLGYPTTIALTATASNRVQEDIVSQLGIPKEKIRIFDDGLFRPNLKLSVVDCFDTESKYNSIFEDLENSKGPSIIYFSLIQDLEKFSHWLDTRQKRHLVYHGKLSPEQRNKVQSLFLKSEETILLATNAFGMGIDKPNIRNIYHAQIPGSIESYYQEIGRAGRDGDPSFCKLYYCQEDLSVQMEFIEWQNPDGLYLKKLFGFLLLKENELSGLDYGTLQAYMTFKNRGDHRIQTALNLLANKGLISGDLERGTLQIEAPWSDSIFSESELLEKKKDSQKRLYQTLMYTKVIDCRRKFIHGYFDSSFDGCGNCDLCLTTP; from the coding sequence TATTAAGAATACTTTTGGTATCTCCGATTTCCGTGGAAAACAGGAAACAATAATTAAACATATCTTAGTCGGTGGGAACGCTCTTGTTCTCATGCCGACGGGTATGGGGAAATCTTTATGTTACCAGATTCCTGCGGTTAGTTTGCCTGGGGTTTGTATTGTCATTTCTCCACTCATTGCACTAATGAAGGATCAAGTGACCGCATTACAAAGAAAAGGTGTTTCTGCTGAGTTTATTAATTCCAGTTTGGGAAAATCCGAACGTTTGGAGCGTTATTCCAAACTAAGATCAGGTGATTATAAAATTTTATATGTTTCACCGGAAAGATTCCAAAAAAAAGATTTTTTGGATGCATTGAGTACACAAAAGATTTCTCTTCTTGCCATAGATGAAGCTCATTGTATTAGTCAATGGGGCCATGACTTCCGGCCGGATTATACAAAAATTTCTTGGTTTCGCGAGGTATTAGGATATCCAACCACGATTGCACTTACCGCTACGGCCTCAAATCGAGTGCAGGAAGATATTGTTTCACAATTGGGAATCCCAAAGGAAAAAATACGAATCTTTGATGATGGTTTATTTCGGCCCAACTTAAAATTATCTGTGGTGGATTGTTTTGATACGGAATCAAAATACAATTCAATCTTTGAAGATTTGGAGAATTCGAAAGGACCAAGCATTATCTATTTTAGTTTGATTCAGGATTTGGAGAAGTTCAGCCATTGGCTAGATACCAGACAAAAAAGACACCTGGTCTATCATGGCAAACTTTCTCCTGAACAAAGAAATAAAGTGCAATCCTTGTTTCTTAAATCAGAAGAGACAATTCTGCTCGCAACGAATGCATTTGGAATGGGTATCGATAAACCTAATATTCGCAACATTTATCATGCTCAGATTCCTGGAAGTATTGAATCCTATTATCAAGAAATCGGTCGTGCTGGGAGGGATGGAGATCCTTCCTTTTGCAAACTTTATTATTGCCAAGAAGACCTATCTGTTCAAATGGAATTTATTGAATGGCAAAATCCAGATGGATTGTATTTGAAAAAACTTTTTGGATTTCTTTTGTTAAAAGAAAACGAATTGTCTGGATTGGATTATGGTACCTTACAAGCCTATATGACATTCAAAAACAGAGGAGATCATCGAATTCAAACGGCACTCAATTTACTGGCCAACAAAGGATTGATATCCGGAGATCTCGAAAGAGGGACATTACAAATAGAAGCCCCTTGGTCAGATTCAATTTTTTCAGAATCTGAATTGTTAGAAAAAAAGAAAGACTCTCAAAAGAGATTGTACCAAACGTTGATGTATACAAAAGTAATTGATTGTAGACGAAAATTCATTCATGGATATTTTGATTCCTCCTTTGACGGATGT